The Bradyrhizobium sp. CCBAU 051011 DNA segment GCAGCCGACGCGGTTGCCTGAACCGCTGTCACAGCCGAGCTCCTTGTAGACATAGCCCACGAGGCCAACCATGACCTGCTTCGACAGGAACTGCGACGCACCCCAGTCGAAGTGCATGTCGACGCCGCTCTGATACTGCGTCGCAGGATTCTCGAAATTGTAGGTGAAGCCGAGCACGCCGGAGAATTCGTGGCCGGTCTGCGGATTGAAATAGGTGTAGCCTCCGCCGGCGTCGATCGCGCCGTGTCCGATGCCCAGATTTGACAAGCGCGTGGACTGGTAAGCGCCAACCGGGATGTCGCCTGTGATGTAGGTCATGTAGTTGTGGACGCCGGCGTTCCAGCACAATGCGAATTGCGGGATCAGATCCCCAAAACCCCATGTCGTGTCGCTGATGCTCTCGGACCGCGCGAAGGGAACGTTGCCGAAAGGTGTCGTGAGCACGCCTGACAAGGTCCCCGCCAGGCTGGTGCCGACGACGCCATAAGCTCCTATGAGGGACACCGACGCCTGGCCGCCGAGAACCGGCGTCGCGAATACATAGGTCGGGATCACAAAGCCAAGATTGCCGGTGGCGTTGAGGCTCAAATTCAGATTTGCATTTAAGGTAAGGTTGGCCGGAACCCTGCCGAGCGTGAATTCGCGCGAACGCGCGACGTCAGCGCCGGCGGAGACGGAGGTGTGGTAGTAGATGTTCGCTAGCGACCAACCCGGCTGCTGCGGCGTGGCCGCCAAGCTTCCAAAGAATCCGGGGACCCAGAAGCTGATGCCGTTTTCGTCGGCGTGTGCCACGCCGGGAAGGGCGGCCAGCATCACAATCGATAGGCCGGCACCTTTATATTTGAGGAGGGCGTTGAGTCCTTCTCGATTGAATGGTTTGCGCGCCATCTGCTTGCTCCCAATGCCTGGAGATCACAGTGATCAACCCGAGATTGACATGGATTGAATATCTCGTCGCAAGCCATCGCTCTGCGTGAGCGCCGCCGAGCTGCAGCATGGGCCGCGCGCCGCGCTATCGTCGCGCACGCCGGTTGTCATGATGCGCCTCATGGATGAAACGGCTGTTACGGTGGACGCGCTGGCAGAAGAATTGCGCGAGCAGGAGATCGCGCTGCATCTATGCGGCGGACCGCATGGCTCGCTGCCCTGGCTGGCCGAGGATGACCCCGCCACCGACCCGATCACCATGCTCGTTCCGGCCTATCGGATGATCGAACAGCCGCGCGCGCCTGCGGATTCGACCCGGATCGTCCCCCTCGCCTGAGCAAGATTACCGAGACGTTTTGACGGCTGACTGACCGCTGGCTGCCGACCGAAAGCTGGAGCGCCGCCGCACGCTGCAGGTGAAGTCGAAGCTGTTATGCCCATCGAGCGGATAGTGTCGATTCCTTCGTAGCTCCATCGACAAGCTCTATCTGACGCAGTCGTCCGGAGGTATTTTCCCGGCAAAGCGGTCAGTCATCCAGTTCACCGCCGCCATCGTGCTCGCTTGCGCGGCGCGTCCGTGCCCGATACCGGGCAGAATGACCATCCTGACCTTGCTGCCCGCCTTGCACAGCTTTTCCATGTAGGCCTGGGTAATCGCGGGCCGGATGATCTGGTCATTGGTTCCCTGCGCTAGAAAGATGGGGATCTCAGAGGAGAGCACGCCGGTGCTGTCCTGTTCGAGAAGTGAGCGCCACGGTTCGGCCTTGGTCGGATCTTGCACCGTCAAAAAATATTGCTCGAGTGGCCTCCCTGTTCTAAGACGATGGTCTCAGGCCTCGTTTTCCGGCGGGATCACGCGCACCGTAGATCTCGTACGCCACTGCCATGGATTACCGAAAAGAAAGACCTTCGCTATTTGCGTGATGTGGTGAAGGAAATTATCCGGTCCGCCGGTCTCCGAGAAGAACTGTCATTCACCTCGTTCCGCCACGGCGGCTTTACAGAGGGAGCCGACAGCGACCTCACGGATGCTGAATTGCGCGCAGCGGGGCGGCACCGGTCCTCAAGGCAGCTCCCGACATATGCGAAGCGCACACGCAAGCAGCTCATTTCGGGCACGAAGAAGCGTCGGGAGGAGCGAACAAAGGCAGCCGGTTTGTCGGAATAGCCGCTGACCGCCTGTCGGAATGGCCGCTTCGCGAGGTCCCTAAGTTCTTGAAAGGCTTGGTGGGCGCACCAGGGCTCGAACCTGGGACCCGCTGATTAAGAGTCAGCTGCTCTACCAACTGAGCTATGCGCCCGGACGCTCTAGGTCCGGAAAACCTTTGCGAGGGGCGTCGTTTAGCAAAGCGATCCCGGGATGTCCAGCAAGCCGGCTGAAGTTTTCCCGGGCTTTGGCGGCTTTCCGGAATGGCGAAAAGCCGCTGGATTTCAGCGGCTTCTGCGGATGTTCGGATGAGGGCCCGGCCGGGGCCGTCAGAGCCGCTCGGGGCCGCCCCGGTCCGGACCACCATCCCGGTCATAACGGTCGCGGTCATAGCCCCGATGGCGGTCAAAGTCGCGATCCCTGCCCATTTCGCGCTCGAACCGGTGGTGGCGCCAGCCTTCCCGGCCGCCGAACCGGTCCATCCGGGTCAGGACGGCAAGCCGGCGCTTCTGGCCGTCATCCAGCGTCTTGTAGAGCGGGTCGGCCGCATCCGCGATCTTCTTCATGGCTGCCGCCGAGGCGGCCATGGTCTCGGCCCGGTCACGCAGCCGCGCCACCGGATCGTCCGGCTTCTGCTGGCTGGAATCGTCCCGAGACGCATTCATCCGCGCGTTGGCGCGATCGATCCTGAGCTTGGCGAACTCCCTGACCGCGGCCTCGACCGGCGGCCACAGCTTTTCCTGCTCGGCCGAGAGTTTGAGGCCGGCATGGACGGCCGCGATCCGCGCGTCGGCGTAAGCCGCCCGGTCTTCCGGGCTCATCCGCATATGGCCATAGCCCCAATGGCGGTGCTGGGCGTAGACGGCGGTGGAGCCGGCGATGGCAAGAACCGCAACCGCTGCGATGGCGAACTTCCTCATGCGAACCTCCTGTGAAAGGTTGCCTGAAGATGAGCCTGCCCCGGCCTGTGTTCAACTTAAGGATTGGCAAGACCGGCCTCCCTTACCAAGATGTAATGCGCCCTCCGTTTGATCCAGTGCAATGCGGCATGACTAGAGCATGCCGAGCGTCCGCGGCAGCCACAGCGACAATTCCGGGATGTAGGTGATCAGGCCGAGGAAGACCAGCAGCGTGATCAGCCAGGGCAGCACCGCGATCGACAGTTCGGTGATGCCCATCTTGGCGA contains these protein-coding regions:
- a CDS encoding Spy/CpxP family protein refolding chaperone; the encoded protein is MRKFAIAAVAVLAIAGSTAVYAQHRHWGYGHMRMSPEDRAAYADARIAAVHAGLKLSAEQEKLWPPVEAAVREFAKLRIDRANARMNASRDDSSQQKPDDPVARLRDRAETMAASAAAMKKIADAADPLYKTLDDGQKRRLAVLTRMDRFGGREGWRHHRFEREMGRDRDFDRHRGYDRDRYDRDGGPDRGGPERL
- a CDS encoding transporter, with translation MLAALPGVAHADENGISFWVPGFFGSLAATPQQPGWSLANIYYHTSVSAGADVARSREFTLGRVPANLTLNANLNLSLNATGNLGFVIPTYVFATPVLGGQASVSLIGAYGVVGTSLAGTLSGVLTTPFGNVPFARSESISDTTWGFGDLIPQFALCWNAGVHNYMTYITGDIPVGAYQSTRLSNLGIGHGAIDAGGGYTYFNPQTGHEFSGVLGFTYNFENPATQYQSGVDMHFDWGASQFLSKQVMVGLVGYVYKELGCDSGSGNRVGCFQSQVVGVGPQIGFLFPVGDMQGYLNLKAYGEFAAENRPSGWNTWVTFAISPPAPGAPPTTKPIVRKY
- a CDS encoding S9 family peptidase codes for the protein MQDPTKAEPWRSLLEQDSTGVLSSEIPIFLAQGTNDQIIRPAITQAYMEKLCKAGSKVRMVILPGIGHGRAAQASTMAAVNWMTDRFAGKIPPDDCVR